TGACCCCAACGGCCCGAGATTTGCCCCATCTCCCTGCCATTCAAACCCGTCAGGTCAAAGACGCTCGCCAGCTCTACCAAGTCATGCACGAACTGAACGAGGCTAGTGATATCATTATCATGGCGGCAGCGGTTTCAGACTATCGGGTCGAGACGCCTAGCCCCGAGAAGATCAAGAAAAATAAAGACACTGACCAGGACCACTTGCAAATTAACCTGGTAGAGAATCCTGATATTCTCAAGAGCCTTTCCCAGGAAGGGACTTTCTTGGTAGGCTTTGCCGCTGAAACCAACCACGTGCTCGACTATGCCAAGAAGAAATTAGCTGCCAAGGGCATCGATATGATTGTAGCTAATGACGTGAGTCAACAAGCTATCGGTTTCTCTAGTGAAGACAATGCCGTCACCATCATCAGTCAAAAGGGGGCAAAAACCTTACCTCAAGCCGATAAAATGATGATTGCTGCTGGAATTTTTGCTCAAATTGCTCAAGAATTGAATCCATAAGAAAAAGGACTTAGCTCTAAGCCAGGAAATGGCTGCTAGCTAGGTCCTTTTTTTCTTGATCAGGGGATCAAGGCTTAAAACTCGTCACCTAAAAGATAGGTGTGCTCACCTAAGGAGTAGGGATCGTTTTTATTAATTCTTTCATAGTAGAGGTGACCGTCGAGGTGGTCGATTTCGTGTTGCAAGACGATAGCAGGATAGCCCTTGAAACGTTTCTTAAAGTGATTGCCTTCTAAATCATCGTAAGTGATGGTGATTCGAGCGTAGCGGGGCACATAGCCGGACACGTCATCATCGACTGAGAGGCAGCCTTCGCCCTCTCTGAGGCAGACTTTTTCTACGGAATGACTAATGATCTTTGGATTGACCATAACCCCTTCTAAGATAATCTCTTCATCGGAATCAGGATCTTCGATATTAGGAACCAAAAGGGCAATCATCTTTTCGCCGATGCCTACTTGAGGGGCGGCGAGACCAACACCAGCGCGGAGACCAAGTTCAGGGCCCTTTTCTTCATCTTGACTATTATACAGGTATTCCATCATATCGTGAGCGGCTTGTTTTTGCGTTTCATTTAAGGGAAAAGTGATGGTGTCTGCTTCACGGTGTAAAACTGGATTACCATCACGGGTTATGTCATCCATTAAGTACATACAGCTTATCCTCCATTAATTATCTTATATTTTAATTCATTTTCTCAAATTACAGCAAATAAGTCAAAAGGATCTCGCCGTTTTTTAAGGCCATAAATCATCGAATCAGAACAATAAATGTATCCCTTAATTAATAAAATTTTCACAAGGTAAGCGCTTTCCTGATCGAACTATAACAGTGTTATAACAGTTGCAAACACCTGTATTATTTTTGAAAATGGCTTTATATAAGTACTTTAGCCAGACTTTTAGGAAAGCAATCAGGGCGTACATGTTAACGTTTACACAAATAAAGCAACTGTTCTAATATAGAAAGTTAGGATTTGGGCCTCAATTGTTTGAATTCGCTTCCTTTCCATGATAAATTAGTGAAGTGAAGGGTGAATAAGCCAATGCCAAGGCATGGCAAAATATTTTCTTTACAGAAAGGAATGTGTACAGATGGCAAAACAACCAGTAGATTATCAAGCACAACTTGCTGGTATTGACGAACAGTTCCAAATGGTTCGTATACTAGACGAGGAAGGGAAAGTCGTTAACCCTGACATTATGCCAGATTTAACTGACGACCAACTTGTAGAAATAATGAAACGGATGGTCTTTTCAAGAACCTTACACGAACGCTCAATGGCACTTGCTCGCCAAGGACGTTTAGGTTTCTATGCGCCAACTTATGGACAAGAAGCTTCCCAAATGGCTAGCTCCTATGCCTTTGAACAAGATGACTGGCTATTCCCAGGTTACCGTGATATTCCACAATTAGTGGCTAAGGGATTACCAGTAGACAAGGCCTTCCATTGGTCTCGTGGACACGTCGAAGGAAATAATTATCCAGAAGACTTCCATGCAATGCCTCCACAAATTATTATTGGGGCTCAACTTATCCAAGGTATGGGTAATGCTGTTGGTCAAAAACTAAATGGCTCTAAGAATGTCACCTACACCTACACCGGTGATGGTGGTTCAAGTCAAGGGGACTCATATGAAGCTTGGAACTATGCTGGTCGCTATAAAGCACCAATTGTTTTCTTCATTCAAAACAATGGTTTTGCGATTTCCACCCCACGTCAAAAACAATCAGCGGCTAAATCCTTAGCACAAAAAGCCGTTGCAGCTGGTATGCCAGGTGTTCAAGTGGACGGTAACGATGCCTTAGCAGTTTATGCAGTTGCTAAACAAGCACGTGAATGGGCTGCAGCAGGTAACGGACCAGTCTTAATTGAAACCATTACCAACCGCCTCGGCGCTCACTCCACTTCCGGTGACGATCCTAAGATTTATCGTACCGATGAAGATATCCAAAGCTGGACCAGTCGTGAACCACTGATTCGTTTCCGTGCATATCTAGAAGAAAAAGGTTTATGGGACGAACAAACTGAAAGCGACTATGTCGAAAGCGTTAAAGAAGAAGTTCAAGCAGCCATCAAGAAAGCTGAAGCTGCGCCTAAGCAAAAAGTTTCTGACTTCTTGAAGAACATGTTCGAAGAACCAGGACAAAACATTAAAGAACAAATTGAAAAATATGAAGCGAAGGAGAGTGAATAAGGATGGCCAAGAGAACTGGAAAAACAATGGTAGAAGCCATCACTGCAACGTTAGACCAAGAAATGGCTCGTGACGATAAAATTTTACTTTTCGGTGAAGACGTAGGTAAAAACGGTGGTGTGTTCCGTGCTTCTAAAGGTTTATATGATAAATATGGTGAAGACCGTGTAAGTGATACGCCTCTATCTGAATCAGGTATTGGTGGTATGGCAATCGGACTTTGTCTCCAAGGTTTCCGTCCTATCATGGAAATCCAATTCTTCGCTTTCGTATTTGAAGTGATGGACTCCTTAGCTGGACAAATGTCACGTTACCGCTTCCGTTATGGAGCAACCCGTAACTTCCCAATTACCGTGCGTTCACCATTTGGTGGTGGGGTTCATACACCTGAAATGCACGCGGACTCAGTAGAAGGTATTTTTGTTCAAACCCCAGGGATGAAAGTGGTTGTTCCATCAAGTCCTTATGAAGCTAAAGGTTTACTTGCTTCAGCCATTCGTGACAATGACCCAGTCTTATTCCTTGAACACATGAAGTTATACCGCTCATTCCGTGAAGAAGTTCCTGAAGAAGAATATACCATTCCTCTAGGCGTAGCCAATGTGGCACGTGAAGGTTCTGACGTCACTGTGATCGCTTACGGTTACATGGTTCGTGAAGCGCTTAAGGCTGCGGAAGAATTAGAAAAAGAAAATATTTCTGTTGAAGTCATTGACTTACGGACGATTTCACCAGTTGACTATGAAACCATTGGTAAATCTGTTGAAAAAACCGGCCGTGTTGTCATGGTACAAGAAGCTCAACGTGAAGCTGGTGCAGGTAACAATGTGATCGCTGAAATTTCTCAACGTTTCATTCTTTCTCTAGAATCACCAATTGAATTCGTATCAGCTCCTGATACAGTTTACCCATTTGGTTTAGCAGAAAATGACTGGTTGCCAAATGCTGATGACATCAAAGAAGCAGTTAAGAACACAGTTAATTTCTAGAAATAAGTAATCCTATTGAATCACTTAAGCTAAGAAGGGATGATGAAAAAAGATGACATATACTTTTAATATGCCAGACGTCGGTGAAGGCATGAGCGAAGGCGAAGTTGTTAGCTGGCACGTTGGAGTCGGAGACTCTGTTCAAGAAGAAGATGTTCTTGTTGAAATCCAAAATGATAAATCTGTTGAAGAAATCGCTTCACCTGTAAGCGGTAAAATTGAAAAACTATACGTTGAAGAAGGTGACGTAGCTATCGTTGGTGAACCTTTGATTGACTTCTCAGGTGAAGGCCTACCAGAAAGTGATAATGCAGCTTCTGAAGCACCAGCTAGTGAAGAAGCCTCAGCTCCTTCAGCGAATGCAAGCACTGGATATTACCAATTCCGCCTACCAGATGTTGGTGAAGGAATGGCCGAAGGTGAGATCGCTGAATGGCTAGTCAGTGAAGGCGACGAAGTCACTGAAGATACTGCGGTTGTTGAAATTCAAAATGACAAATCCGTAGAAGAAGTTTACGCTCCAGTGGCTGGTACCATTAAGAACATCATTGTGCCTGCCGGCGAAGTAGCCAATGTGGGTGACGTTCTTGCTGAAATCGACTCACCAGAACATAACAGCGAAGGCTCAGCACCATCTTCAACTCCAGCTTCTCCAGCTCAACTTGAAAAAGCTGACGAAGGCAATGAAGGTGCAACCGGTGCAGCTAATGGTAACGGTGGCGTACCACAAACCGCTGATCCAAACAAACGCGTATTAGCAATGCCTTCCGTACGTCAATATGCGCGTGAACAAGGCGTTGATATTTCTCAAGTTGCAGGTACCGGTAAGAATGGCCGTGTTCTCAAAGAAGACATTGATAACTTTGACGGACAAGCTGCAACCGCAAGTGCTCCAGCTGCTGAAGCAACAAGTGCTAAAGCCAGCGAAGAACCTGCTAAGAAGGCTGCACCTAAGAAGGAAAGCCATGAAGACGGCGATGTAGAACACGTTAAGATGACTCCAATGCGTAAAGCGATCGCTAAATCCATGGAAACCTCTAAATACACTGCTCCTCAAGTGACCTTGTTCAAGGATGTCGAAGTATCCAAACTATGGGATCACCGTAAGAAATTCAAGGGTATTGCTGCTGAACGTGATACCAAGTTAACCTTCTTACCATATGCAGTGAAAGCTTTAATTGCTGCAGTTAAGAAATACCCAATGCTCAACGCTTCAGTTGATGATGATGCTCAAGAATTCTTATTGAAGAAATATTACAACATTGGTATTGCTACTGATACTGATCAAGGATTATACGTTCCTGTAGTTCATAATGCAGACCGCAAATCCATGTTTGATATTGCCGATGAAATTAATGATAAAGCTGCCAAGGCCCATGAAGGAAAATTGAAGGCTGCTGATATGTCAGACGGTACTGTTTCAATTTCTAACATTGGTTCAGTTGGCGGGGAATACTTCACCCCAATTCTTAACTACCCAGAAGTTGCCATTTTAGGCTTTGGTGCAATTGTGCAACAACCTGTAGTTGACGACAATGGTGAATTAGCAGTTGGTCGAGTATTGAAACTTTCATTAACCTTCGACCACCGTATCGTCGACGGCGCAACAGGACAAAAAGCCTTGAACGAAGTTGGTCGTCTGCTTAGCGATCCTGAATTATTATTAATGGAATCTTAAGGAGGTAGTTAGTAAATGGTTGTAGGTGCAATGGCAATTGAACTGGATACAGTCGTTGTTGGGGCTGGACCTGGCGGATACGTTGCGGCGATCCGCGCAGCCCAAATGGGACAAAAAGTAGCCATTATTGAACGTGAATATATTGGTGGTGTCTGCTTAAACGTTGGCTGTATTCCTTCCAAGGCTTTAATCCAAGCTGGACATGCTTACCACGAGGCCAATGGCGGTTTAGAAGTCTTTGGTGTGGATTCAAAAGCTAGCTTAGATTTCACCAAAACACAAGAATGGAAAGACAATAGTGTGGTTAAAACCCTAACTAGTGGGGTAGAAATGCTATTGAAGAAAAATAAAGTGGAAATTATCCGCGGGGAAGCTTTCTTCAACAATGAACGTGAATTAACCGTGATGGGTGAAGGTGATGAACACCAACTCTATAGCTACAAACACGCAATCATTGCGACAGGTTCTCATCCAATTGAAATCAAAGGCTTTAAGTTTGGTGGCCGTGTCATTGACTCCACAGGTGCCTTAAACTTAAAAGAAGTGCCTAAGAAACTCGTTGTTATCGGTGGTGGGGTCATTGGTGCCGAACTGGGTTCAGCTTATGCTAACCTCGGTAGCCAAGTCACCATCTTAGAAGGTTCTCCTCAAATCTTACCTAACTTTGAAAAAGATATGGTTAAGGTTGTCGAAAAAGGCATGAAAGCTAAAGGCATGGATATCCATGTTAACGCTATGGCCAAGGAAGCTGTCGACAACGGGGACTCTGTCACCGTTAAATATGAAATTGACGGCAAGGCTAACGAAATTGAAGCGGATTATGTCTTAGTTTCTGTTGGTCGTCGTCCTAACACTGAAGATCTTGGCTTAGAAGCCCTAGGTGTTAAGAAGAATGACCGTGGCTTAATCGAAGTGGATAACCAAGGACGGACCAGCGTGAAGAATATCTTCGCAATTGGTGACGTCGTTCCTGGTGCTGCTTTAGCCCACAAAGCGTCCTACGAAGGTAAAATTGCTGCGGAAGCCATTTCTGGTAAAGCCGCTGCAGTGGACTACAAGGTAATGCCTTCCGTAGCCTTCACTGACCCTGAAATTGCTTCTTACGGTTTAACCGAAAAAGAAGCTAAAGATCAAGGGCTTGACGTGAAAGCAACCAAGTTCCCATTAGCTGGGAATGGACGGGCTTTGTCATTAAACCAAAAAGAAGGTTTCGTTCGCTTAGTTGCTACTAAGGATGACAAGGTGATCGTTGGTGCTCAAATGGTCGGCGTTGGTGCTTCAGACGTGATGGCTGAAGCAGGCCTAGCTATTGAAGCAGGCATGAACGCTGAAGATATTGCCCTCACTATCCATGGCCACCCATCCCTCGGGGAAAGCTTAATGGATACAGCAGAAGGCGTTCTCGGCATGCCAATCCATATGTAAGAATATAATATGACAGGACAAGAGGCTCTTGCTTTGGCAAGGGCTTTTTGTTTTTGGTCAAAAATGCTACTGACAAATGATCTATGACTTGCACTTTAGGAATTTCTTAGCCATACTAAGGAAAAAGACTAGGATGGAGTGTCGTTATGAGTAAAATTACTGAAAAATTTAAGGGCTATGCCTTAAAAGGAGGCGTTCCGGTTGAAGAATCTAACCTGGACGGTGGACAGAAGCTCTTCCGGATGGGAATGCAGCTGCCGGATAGGGAGGTCATCCCTGTAGCCATCATTATCGACGGTAAGGAAGACCCGGCGGTGGATTATCAAATTACCTACAGTAAGCTAGCCTATGTGAAGGACTATAACCAACGGGGTGAGGCCTTAGATGAAATTAACCGGCTCAACCGAGTTCACACAGGTTATTTCCACCTATGCTTAGCTGGCGATGGAGAAATTTATTTAAGAACTTTAGGTCGGGTATCGGAAGATGTGCGCCCCCTCTATGAGATTATTATGGCCGGCCAACAGGTATTGAGGATCTTAGTCAAAGAATCAAAGCTGTTTAAAGATTAAAGGATTAGACTTCATTGAGAAGACCGCAAGCTAACATGCGGTCTTTTTTTACACTCTTTTTTAGTTTGAAATTGTTAAAAAAAGTAACACATAAACATCGGGTTTATGGAAATAATTAGCTAATAACTTATTTTATTAATAAATAATAAAGAACCCTTAAATTTCTATGTAAAATAGTTTGACAATTCAGAAGTAAATACGTAAAATATAAACAACCATAACAAATATGTTAGAAAATATAACATATTCGATTATCGCAAGATTGGAGTGAGAAAAATGATCATTGAATTTAAAGATGTGGAAAAGTATTACGGTGATTTTCATGCCCTAAAAGATATTAACCTTAGCATTGCTGAAGGGGAGGTGGTCACCTTGATTGGGCCATCTGGGTCAGGAAAGTCGACCCTCTTGCGTTGTATTAATGGCCTGGAAGAAATTTCTAGTGGTCATCTCTTTTGTGATGGCGAAGATATTGCTGATCCTAAAACCAACATCCGCCAAATTCGCCGTGACTTTGGTATGGTCTTCCAACACTTTGAATTGTATCCGCATATGACTGTCATGGAGAATGTGACCTTGGCGCCAATTAAGGTGATTGGAAAGACTAAAGAGGAGGCCTATGAGCGCGCAGAGCGTCTACTCAAGCGCGTAAATATGTGGGACAAGCGGGATTCTTATCCAAGCCAACTCTCTGGTGGTCAAAAGCAAAGGGTCGCTATTGCCCGGGGCTTAGCTATGAAGCCTAAGGTCTTGCTTTTCGATGAACCCACTTCAGCCCTGGACCCAGAAATGGTCGGCGAAGTCTTAGAAGTTATGCAAAGCATTGCCCAACGTGACCAAATGACCATGGTGGTTGTTACCCACGAAATGCGCTTTGCCCGTCATGTCTCAACCCGAACTATCTTCATGGAGGCGGGTGAAATTGTCGAAGATCGTCCGAGTGAAGAATTCTTTAGTCAACCGAAATCACGACGGGCGCGTGACTTTATCTCCTCCCTTGAAGGTTTATAAAAGGAGGGCTTACCATGAAAAATCCATGTAAAAAGCTCTTGCTCCTCGCCCTGACAGGCCTCTTGTGTTTGCTCAGTGCCTGTGGGAAATCTGTGAGTGAGAAAAATATTATGGACCGCTTGCAAACAGATCAATCCCCTAAGATTCGTTGGGGAGTCAAGGTGGATACCAATTTATTCGGCTTTTACAACATAGAAAAAGGGGAAGTTGAGGGCTTTGATATTGATATCGCTAAGGAACTGACTAAGCGGATCGCTGGCCCCAATGCTCAGGCAGAATTTGTCGAAGTGACCTCCAA
The nucleotide sequence above comes from Aerococcus urinae. Encoded proteins:
- the pdhA gene encoding pyruvate dehydrogenase (acetyl-transferring) E1 component subunit alpha, with translation MAKQPVDYQAQLAGIDEQFQMVRILDEEGKVVNPDIMPDLTDDQLVEIMKRMVFSRTLHERSMALARQGRLGFYAPTYGQEASQMASSYAFEQDDWLFPGYRDIPQLVAKGLPVDKAFHWSRGHVEGNNYPEDFHAMPPQIIIGAQLIQGMGNAVGQKLNGSKNVTYTYTGDGGSSQGDSYEAWNYAGRYKAPIVFFIQNNGFAISTPRQKQSAAKSLAQKAVAAGMPGVQVDGNDALAVYAVAKQAREWAAAGNGPVLIETITNRLGAHSTSGDDPKIYRTDEDIQSWTSREPLIRFRAYLEEKGLWDEQTESDYVESVKEEVQAAIKKAEAAPKQKVSDFLKNMFEEPGQNIKEQIEKYEAKESE
- a CDS encoding dihydrolipoyllysine-residue acetyltransferase, which translates into the protein MTYTFNMPDVGEGMSEGEVVSWHVGVGDSVQEEDVLVEIQNDKSVEEIASPVSGKIEKLYVEEGDVAIVGEPLIDFSGEGLPESDNAASEAPASEEASAPSANASTGYYQFRLPDVGEGMAEGEIAEWLVSEGDEVTEDTAVVEIQNDKSVEEVYAPVAGTIKNIIVPAGEVANVGDVLAEIDSPEHNSEGSAPSSTPASPAQLEKADEGNEGATGAANGNGGVPQTADPNKRVLAMPSVRQYAREQGVDISQVAGTGKNGRVLKEDIDNFDGQAATASAPAAEATSAKASEEPAKKAAPKKESHEDGDVEHVKMTPMRKAIAKSMETSKYTAPQVTLFKDVEVSKLWDHRKKFKGIAAERDTKLTFLPYAVKALIAAVKKYPMLNASVDDDAQEFLLKKYYNIGIATDTDQGLYVPVVHNADRKSMFDIADEINDKAAKAHEGKLKAADMSDGTVSISNIGSVGGEYFTPILNYPEVAILGFGAIVQQPVVDDNGELAVGRVLKLSLTFDHRIVDGATGQKALNEVGRLLSDPELLLMES
- a CDS encoding alpha-ketoacid dehydrogenase subunit beta — encoded protein: MAKRTGKTMVEAITATLDQEMARDDKILLFGEDVGKNGGVFRASKGLYDKYGEDRVSDTPLSESGIGGMAIGLCLQGFRPIMEIQFFAFVFEVMDSLAGQMSRYRFRYGATRNFPITVRSPFGGGVHTPEMHADSVEGIFVQTPGMKVVVPSSPYEAKGLLASAIRDNDPVLFLEHMKLYRSFREEVPEEEYTIPLGVANVAREGSDVTVIAYGYMVREALKAAEELEKENISVEVIDLRTISPVDYETIGKSVEKTGRVVMVQEAQREAGAGNNVIAEISQRFILSLESPIEFVSAPDTVYPFGLAENDWLPNADDIKEAVKNTVNF
- a CDS encoding amino acid ABC transporter ATP-binding protein, which translates into the protein MIIEFKDVEKYYGDFHALKDINLSIAEGEVVTLIGPSGSGKSTLLRCINGLEEISSGHLFCDGEDIADPKTNIRQIRRDFGMVFQHFELYPHMTVMENVTLAPIKVIGKTKEEAYERAERLLKRVNMWDKRDSYPSQLSGGQKQRVAIARGLAMKPKVLLFDEPTSALDPEMVGEVLEVMQSIAQRDQMTMVVVTHEMRFARHVSTRTIFMEAGEIVEDRPSEEFFSQPKSRRARDFISSLEGL
- the def gene encoding peptide deformylase is translated as MYLMDDITRDGNPVLHREADTITFPLNETQKQAAHDMMEYLYNSQDEEKGPELGLRAGVGLAAPQVGIGEKMIALLVPNIEDPDSDEEIILEGVMVNPKIISHSVEKVCLREGEGCLSVDDDVSGYVPRYARITITYDDLEGNHFKKRFKGYPAIVLQHEIDHLDGHLYYERINKNDPYSLGEHTYLLGDEF
- the lpdA gene encoding dihydrolipoyl dehydrogenase, which codes for MVVGAMAIELDTVVVGAGPGGYVAAIRAAQMGQKVAIIEREYIGGVCLNVGCIPSKALIQAGHAYHEANGGLEVFGVDSKASLDFTKTQEWKDNSVVKTLTSGVEMLLKKNKVEIIRGEAFFNNERELTVMGEGDEHQLYSYKHAIIATGSHPIEIKGFKFGGRVIDSTGALNLKEVPKKLVVIGGGVIGAELGSAYANLGSQVTILEGSPQILPNFEKDMVKVVEKGMKAKGMDIHVNAMAKEAVDNGDSVTVKYEIDGKANEIEADYVLVSVGRRPNTEDLGLEALGVKKNDRGLIEVDNQGRTSVKNIFAIGDVVPGAALAHKASYEGKIAAEAISGKAAAVDYKVMPSVAFTDPEIASYGLTEKEAKDQGLDVKATKFPLAGNGRALSLNQKEGFVRLVATKDDKVIVGAQMVGVGASDVMAEAGLAIEAGMNAEDIALTIHGHPSLGESLMDTAEGVLGMPIHM